A portion of the Clostridiales bacterium genome contains these proteins:
- the rpsL gene encoding 30S ribosomal protein S12 — protein MPTINQLVRRGRKKVTKKATAPALKECPQKRGVCTVVKTMTPKKPNSALRKVARVRLTNGIEGTCYIPGIGHNLQEHSVVLIRGGRVKDLPGIRYHIVRGTLDTAGVADRKQGRSKYGAKKPKK, from the coding sequence ATGCCGACAATTAATCAGTTAGTTAGAAGAGGTAGGAAAAAAGTGACTAAAAAAGCTACTGCTCCCGCACTTAAAGAATGCCCTCAAAAAAGAGGCGTATGTACAGTTGTAAAAACCATGACTCCCAAAAAGCCAAATTCTGCATTAAGAAAGGTAGCAAGAGTAAGGCTTACGAATGGTATTGAAGGGACCTGTTATATACCTGGAATAGGGCATAATCTTCAGGAACACTCCGTCGTATTGATAAGAGGCGGAAGGGTAAAGGATCTTCCTGGAATAAGGTATCATATCGTAAGAGGCACTCTGGATACAGCCGGAGTCGCAGACAGAAAGCAGGGTAGATCCAAGTATGGTGCAAAAAAACCTAAGAAATAG
- the rplW gene encoding 50S ribosomal protein L23, which produces MMESIYDVIKRPIVTEKSMAAMGNRKYTFAVDINANKIEIKNAVEKIFGVKVQRVATMHIPGKEKRVGVHVGKRPDWKKAIVTLTPDSKTIELFQSK; this is translated from the coding sequence ATAATGGAAAGTATCTATGATGTTATTAAAAGACCGATAGTTACTGAGAAAAGTATGGCTGCGATGGGTAACAGGAAATACACATTTGCAGTTGACATAAATGCAAATAAAATAGAAATAAAAAATGCCGTAGAAAAAATATTCGGTGTTAAAGTACAAAGGGTAGCAACAATGCATATACCCGGGAAAGAAAAAAGAGTCGGAGTTCATGTCGGCAAGAGGCCGGATTGGAAAAAGGCAATAGTCACATTGACTCCGGATAGCAAAACGATCGAACTATTTCAGTCTAAATAG
- a CDS encoding ribosomal L7Ae/L30e/S12e/Gadd45 family protein, whose protein sequence is MSMKLQGKKVVGVKQTAKIIKQGNAKIVYIAEDAEDRVTKPVEELCKQNNIEMIHVKTMKELGSLCGIDIGAATAALIRE, encoded by the coding sequence ATGAGTATGAAATTACAGGGGAAAAAAGTTGTAGGCGTTAAGCAGACGGCAAAGATAATAAAACAGGGCAATGCAAAAATTGTTTACATAGCAGAGGATGCCGAAGATAGAGTGACAAAACCGGTGGAGGAGTTATGCAAACAAAATAATATAGAAATGATACACGTTAAGACAATGAAAGAACTGGGCAGTTTATGTGGCATCGATATCGGTGCTGCTACGGCAGCATTGATAAGGGAATAA
- the rpsG gene encoding 30S ribosomal protein S7, with amino-acid sequence MPRKGFVSKRDVLPDPVYNNKVVSKLINNIMKDGKKGVAQKVCYGAFDIVKEKTGKEPIEVFEAAMNNVMPILEVKARRIGGATYQVPIEVRPDRKQTLGIRWLLDAARKRGDKYMRNKLASEIIDASNNTGNAVKKREETHKMAEANKAFAHYRW; translated from the coding sequence GTGCCAAGAAAAGGATTTGTTTCAAAGAGAGATGTATTGCCTGATCCTGTCTATAATAATAAAGTTGTTTCGAAATTGATAAATAACATTATGAAGGACGGGAAGAAGGGTGTTGCCCAAAAAGTATGTTATGGTGCTTTTGACATCGTAAAGGAAAAAACGGGAAAAGAGCCTATTGAAGTTTTTGAAGCAGCAATGAATAATGTTATGCCTATACTTGAGGTAAAGGCAAGACGTATAGGGGGCGCTACTTATCAGGTCCCGATAGAAGTAAGACCGGATAGAAAGCAGACGCTTGGTATCAGGTGGTTGCTTGATGCTGCAAGAAAACGCGGGGATAAATACATGAGAAATAAATTGGCATCTGAGATTATAGATGCTTCAAACAATACCGGAAATGCGGTTAAGAAAAGGGAAGAAACTCATAAGATGGCTGAAGCTAACAAGGCATTTGCACATTACAGATGGTAA
- the rpsJ gene encoding 30S ribosomal protein S10, whose product MANQKIRIRLKAFDHDILDQSAEKIVDTAKKTGAKVSGPIPLPTEKDTVTVLRAPHKYKDSREQFEIRTHKRLIDILSPTPKTVDALMRLDLPAGVDIEIKL is encoded by the coding sequence ATGGCAAATCAAAAAATAAGGATCAGATTAAAGGCTTTTGACCACGATATACTCGATCAATCGGCTGAAAAGATTGTTGATACTGCTAAGAAGACCGGTGCAAAGGTTTCAGGCCCTATCCCACTGCCTACTGAAAAAGATACGGTTACAGTACTTAGAGCACCCCATAAATATAAGGACTCAAGAGAGCAGTTTGAGATAAGAACCCATAAAAGGCTGATTGATATATTAAGCCCAACACCGAAGACGGTTGATGCTTTAATGAGATTAGATCTTCCTGCAGGTGTTGACATAGAAATTAAATTATAG
- the rplD gene encoding 50S ribosomal protein L4, translating into MPKSALYNIKGEQVGEIELADNVFAVEVNKEAVHQVVKMQLANKRQGSQSTLTRGEVSGGGIKPWRQKGTGRARQGSIRSPQWIHGGVVFAPKPRDYSYTLPKKIKRLAMKSALSSKVNDKEIIVLDQLSLDEPKTKVVSDMLKSFDAKGALIVVPVKDDAVYKSVRNIEGAAVLPVNNLNVYDILKYDKFIITKEAVSKVEEVLA; encoded by the coding sequence ATGCCTAAATCAGCTTTATATAATATAAAGGGTGAACAAGTAGGAGAAATAGAACTTGCGGATAATGTATTTGCAGTAGAAGTAAATAAAGAGGCTGTACATCAGGTCGTGAAGATGCAGCTTGCAAATAAAAGACAAGGGAGCCAATCCACACTAACAAGGGGAGAAGTTTCAGGTGGAGGCATCAAACCTTGGAGGCAAAAGGGTACCGGCCGTGCAAGACAGGGATCAATCAGGTCACCACAGTGGATACATGGCGGTGTGGTGTTTGCTCCAAAGCCTAGGGACTATAGTTATACTCTTCCAAAGAAAATTAAAAGGCTTGCAATGAAGTCAGCGCTTTCATCGAAGGTTAATGATAAAGAAATAATAGTGCTCGATCAATTATCTTTGGATGAACCAAAAACAAAGGTTGTTTCGGATATGCTAAAATCATTCGATGCTAAAGGGGCATTGATAGTTGTTCCTGTAAAAGACGATGCTGTTTATAAATCGGTGAGGAATATTGAAGGTGCAGCAGTACTTCCTGTAAACAATCTCAATGTTTATGACATATTGAAATATGATAAGTTTATTATAACCAAGGAAGCCGTATCCAAAGTGGAGGAGGTGCTGGCATAA
- the tuf gene encoding elongation factor Tu: MAKAHYERTKPHVNIGTIGHVDHGKTTLTAAITYVLAKSGRAQATKYDEIDKAPEEKARGITINTAHVEYETDKRHYAHVDCPGHADYIKNMITGAAQMDGAILVVSAADGPMPQTREHILLARQVGVPYIIVFLNKSDMVDDPELIELVEMEVRDLLNEYGFPGDKTPIIVGSALKALENPDDPKWTKPIYDLLDAIDSYIPTPKRETDKPFLMPVEDVFTITGRGTVATGRVERGTLKVGDEVEVVGLKSEKLKSVVTGVEMFRKTLDQAQAGDNIGALLRGIDREQIERGQVLAKPGTVHPHMHYKGQVYVLKKEEGGRHTPFFNGYRPQFYFRTTDVTGTIKLPEGVEMVMPGDHITMEVELITPIAMEEGLRFAIREGGHTVGAGVVSEILDK; the protein is encoded by the coding sequence ATGGCGAAAGCTCATTACGAAAGAACCAAACCACATGTAAATATTGGAACTATTGGCCATGTTGATCATGGTAAGACTACTTTGACAGCTGCTATAACTTATGTTTTAGCAAAATCGGGTAGAGCACAGGCAACAAAATATGACGAAATCGATAAGGCCCCTGAGGAAAAAGCAAGAGGAATAACAATAAACACGGCTCATGTTGAGTATGAGACTGATAAAAGGCACTACGCCCATGTTGACTGCCCGGGACATGCAGATTATATAAAGAACATGATTACCGGAGCGGCACAAATGGATGGTGCGATACTTGTGGTATCAGCAGCAGATGGACCCATGCCGCAGACAAGGGAGCACATACTTTTAGCGAGGCAGGTTGGAGTACCATACATCATAGTATTTCTTAACAAATCGGATATGGTAGATGATCCGGAGCTTATCGAACTAGTGGAGATGGAAGTAAGGGATTTGCTGAATGAATATGGTTTTCCAGGGGATAAGACACCGATAATCGTAGGTTCAGCATTAAAAGCGTTGGAGAACCCGGATGATCCGAAATGGACGAAACCCATATATGATTTATTGGATGCAATAGATTCATATATACCGACGCCGAAGAGGGAAACCGACAAGCCGTTCCTGATGCCAGTAGAGGATGTATTTACAATTACAGGACGTGGGACAGTAGCAACAGGAAGAGTTGAGAGAGGGACATTAAAAGTCGGCGACGAAGTAGAGGTAGTAGGACTGAAGAGTGAGAAGCTAAAGTCAGTTGTAACAGGGGTTGAGATGTTCAGGAAGACTTTGGACCAGGCGCAGGCAGGGGACAATATCGGAGCTTTGCTGAGAGGCATTGACAGGGAGCAGATAGAAAGAGGTCAGGTACTGGCAAAGCCGGGTACAGTTCATCCGCACATGCATTACAAAGGCCAGGTATATGTGCTTAAGAAAGAAGAGGGAGGAAGACACACCCCATTTTTTAACGGATACAGGCCGCAGTTTTATTTCAGGACAACAGATGTTACAGGCACGATAAAGTTACCTGAAGGAGTAGAGATGGTTATGCCTGGAGATCATATCACGATGGAAGTTGAACTGATCACACCCATAGCTATGGAAGAAGGATTAAGGTTTGCTATCCGTGAAGGCGGACATACGGTTGGAGCGGGAGTCGTTTCCGAAATCCTTGATAAATAA
- the fusA gene encoding elongation factor G produces the protein MPRQIPLNKVRNIGIMAHIDAGKTTTTERILFYTGKTHKMGEVHDGTATMDWMAEEQERGITITSAATTAHWKGYNINIIDTPGHVDFTVEVERSLRVLDGSVAVFCAKGGVEPQSETVWRQADKYDVPRISFVNKMDIMGADFFNAVKMMKDRLHANAVPVQIPIGKEDTFKGVVDLIRNDAIIYIDDLGTKSEETAIPDDLKAIAKEYRNKLLEAVSDFDEDIMEKYLDGEEITEDEIRKAIRYATINGKMSPVLCGSAYRNKGVQPLLDAIIYYLPSPVDIPPVKGIDPDTQEEVDIPADDDEPFSALAFKIVSDPYVGKLAYFRVYSGAVQAGSYIYNSTKNKRERLGRILRMHANHREDITEVRTGDIVAAVGLKETTTGDTLCSEEKPILLESMEFPEPVIRVAIEPKTKADQEKMGIALSKLAEEDPTFKTYTDKETGQTIIAGMGELHLEIIVDRLMREFKVEANVGKPQVAYKETIRKHVKVEGKFIRQTGGHGQYGHVWLELEPKDRGAGYEFENKIVGGVIPKEYIPAVDNGIQSAMESGIIAGYPVIDVKASLVDGSFHEVDSSEMAFKIAGSMAFKEGMRKADPVLVEPIMKVEVTVPEEYMGDVIGDLNSRRGRIEGMESRAGAQIIRGFVPLAEMFGYATALRSRTQGRGIYSMEFDHYEEVPKNIADKIVGDK, from the coding sequence GTGCCTAGGCAGATTCCATTAAATAAAGTTAGAAATATAGGGATAATGGCTCATATAGATGCAGGAAAAACTACAACAACAGAAAGGATTCTTTTTTATACCGGAAAGACTCATAAAATGGGTGAGGTGCATGATGGAACGGCTACCATGGACTGGATGGCGGAGGAGCAGGAGCGTGGGATAACCATAACTTCGGCAGCTACAACAGCCCATTGGAAAGGTTATAATATAAACATTATAGACACGCCGGGGCACGTAGACTTCACAGTTGAAGTAGAAAGATCACTTCGTGTTCTCGATGGTTCAGTGGCAGTCTTCTGTGCTAAAGGCGGGGTCGAACCTCAATCTGAAACAGTATGGCGTCAGGCCGATAAGTATGATGTGCCGCGTATTTCATTTGTAAATAAAATGGATATAATGGGAGCCGATTTCTTTAATGCTGTAAAGATGATGAAGGATAGGCTTCATGCAAATGCGGTTCCGGTACAGATCCCTATAGGGAAGGAAGATACATTTAAGGGTGTAGTTGATTTAATAAGAAACGATGCGATTATATATATTGACGACCTTGGAACCAAAAGTGAAGAAACTGCAATACCTGATGATTTAAAAGCTATTGCGAAGGAATATAGAAATAAGCTTTTAGAGGCCGTCTCTGATTTTGATGAAGACATCATGGAGAAATATCTTGATGGTGAAGAAATTACGGAAGATGAAATAAGGAAGGCTATAAGATATGCTACGATAAACGGTAAGATGTCACCCGTTCTATGCGGTTCAGCTTATAGAAATAAAGGAGTCCAGCCTTTACTGGATGCGATTATATATTATTTACCTTCGCCTGTCGATATACCACCTGTAAAGGGAATCGATCCGGATACTCAGGAGGAAGTAGATATTCCGGCTGATGATGACGAACCGTTCTCAGCTCTGGCATTCAAGATTGTGTCGGATCCGTATGTTGGTAAACTTGCATATTTTAGAGTATATTCCGGTGCTGTACAGGCGGGTTCTTATATTTACAATTCCACAAAGAATAAGAGAGAGAGATTGGGACGCATACTCAGGATGCATGCAAACCATAGAGAGGATATAACTGAGGTAAGGACGGGAGATATTGTTGCTGCTGTAGGACTGAAAGAGACGACTACCGGCGACACATTATGTTCCGAGGAAAAACCGATACTGCTTGAATCGATGGAATTTCCTGAACCCGTTATCAGGGTTGCGATAGAGCCAAAGACTAAAGCAGACCAGGAAAAGATGGGCATTGCCTTGTCTAAACTGGCAGAGGAAGATCCGACGTTCAAAACATATACCGATAAAGAAACAGGGCAGACAATAATTGCGGGTATGGGAGAACTACATTTGGAGATAATTGTAGATAGATTGATGAGAGAATTTAAGGTAGAGGCGAATGTAGGTAAGCCCCAGGTTGCATATAAAGAGACTATCAGAAAGCATGTTAAAGTTGAAGGAAAGTTTATAAGGCAGACGGGCGGACATGGACAATACGGCCATGTTTGGCTGGAACTGGAACCCAAGGATAGGGGAGCAGGCTATGAATTCGAAAATAAGATAGTCGGCGGTGTGATTCCTAAAGAATATATTCCTGCAGTTGACAATGGTATTCAAAGTGCAATGGAAAGTGGAATAATTGCCGGATATCCCGTAATCGATGTAAAAGCTTCACTTGTCGATGGATCATTCCATGAAGTAGACTCGTCGGAAATGGCATTTAAGATAGCTGGATCCATGGCATTTAAAGAAGGAATGCGAAAAGCGGATCCTGTGCTTGTAGAGCCTATAATGAAAGTTGAAGTAACGGTGCCTGAAGAATATATGGGCGATGTTATCGGCGATTTGAATTCAAGAAGAGGCAGAATAGAAGGTATGGAGTCACGAGCAGGAGCTCAGATTATAAGAGGTTTTGTTCCTCTTGCTGAGATGTTTGGATATGCTACTGCATTGAGATCCAGAACTCAGGGCAGAGGGATTTATTCTATGGAATTCGATCATTACGAAGAAGTGCCGAAAAATATCGCAGATAAAATTGTCGGCGATAAATAG
- the rplC gene encoding 50S ribosomal protein L3, translating to MRKAIIGKKIGMTQIFDESGKAIPVSVVLAGPCFVVQKKTAEKDGYNALQVGFEDVRDKLVNKPMKGHFAKSNISPKRFLRELRLENTENMNAGDVIKADIFKKGEKVDVSGVSKGKGFQGTIRRWNAHRGPMAHGSKYHRAVGSMGASSFPSRTFKNKHMPGHMGNKNVTVLDLEVVRADAEKNLILIKGGIPGPQKGLVLIKDSVKAI from the coding sequence TTGAGAAAAGCAATAATTGGCAAAAAAATTGGTATGACACAGATTTTCGATGAATCAGGTAAAGCTATACCAGTATCTGTTGTACTTGCAGGACCATGCTTTGTAGTTCAAAAGAAAACAGCTGAAAAAGATGGTTATAATGCTTTACAGGTAGGATTTGAGGATGTAAGGGATAAACTGGTAAATAAGCCCATGAAGGGTCATTTCGCGAAATCAAATATATCCCCCAAGAGGTTTTTAAGAGAGCTTCGGCTTGAAAATACTGAAAACATGAATGCCGGTGATGTAATAAAGGCAGACATTTTCAAAAAGGGCGAAAAGGTAGATGTCAGCGGGGTTTCTAAAGGAAAGGGATTTCAGGGGACAATTAGAAGATGGAATGCTCACAGAGGTCCTATGGCGCACGGCTCTAAATATCACAGGGCGGTTGGCTCCATGGGAGCATCTTCGTTTCCATCCAGAACATTTAAAAATAAACATATGCCTGGGCATATGGGGAATAAAAATGTTACAGTTTTGGACCTTGAAGTTGTAAGAGCAGACGCAGAGAAAAATTTGATACTTATAAAAGGCGGAATTCCTGGACCCCAAAAAGGTCTGGTTTTGATCAAGGATTCTGTTAAAGCTATATAG